In one window of Posidoniimonas corsicana DNA:
- a CDS encoding PEP-CTERM sorting domain-containing protein (PEP-CTERM proteins occur, often in large numbers, in the proteomes of bacteria that also encode an exosortase, a predicted intramembrane cysteine proteinase. The presence of a PEP-CTERM domain at a protein's C-terminus predicts cleavage within the sorting domain, followed by covalent anchoring to some some component of the (usually Gram-negative) cell surface. Many PEP-CTERM proteins exhibit an unusual sequence composition that includes large numbers of potential glycosylation sites. Expression of one such protein has been shown restore the ability of a bacterium to form floc, a type of biofilm.), which translates to MIARVAACWLVCCVASAQLRVVSWNTNGGARDGTATVLEAIGLEEVNGIAKPIDVLSLQEQSGGDTQSIVDVLNGIYGAGIYAAAPVPTNAQSSGAGLPGLVYNTQTVDLLETIAFGSVNTSAQARSTLRYRLVPEGYHQRASFLVYSNHYKASTGGSNEARRLVEANALRSDLDAMNESQAAILSGDFNTYSSSEPGYHALLAPGPGQAFDPVASPGNWHDNSAFRALHTQSPATSPKFAGQVTGGIDDRFDFQLVTGELLDNEGLDLLAGSYRTFGNNGTHSLNGSITTGAGASPGVLAALESSSDHLPVVADYQVPAVLSFEAIPREYFTAPVGEPLAFRFTARNAADVAIDIAADELDLVLTAVGNSVGSGEITDTLLVSDGAVDYGFQVDTSTLGGKFLTVTAYGYHTAELSTLAWSQAGIVFEGDYNGDGSVDAADYTVWRENVGNDLYAMHNVAITWAEHESLPENRRTIGLPEYELWRDNYGRRLSDIVGAATAVPEPAAVALLLAGSLATGWRRREANPNRFPRSPEAQ; encoded by the coding sequence ATGATCGCCCGCGTAGCGGCCTGCTGGCTCGTCTGCTGCGTCGCCTCCGCCCAACTCCGCGTCGTGTCCTGGAACACGAACGGCGGCGCTAGGGACGGCACGGCGACCGTACTCGAAGCCATCGGCCTGGAAGAGGTCAATGGGATCGCCAAACCAATTGACGTGCTAAGCCTGCAGGAACAGAGCGGTGGCGACACGCAGTCGATCGTTGATGTGCTAAACGGCATTTATGGGGCGGGGATCTACGCGGCTGCCCCGGTGCCCACCAACGCACAGTCCTCCGGCGCCGGGCTGCCTGGGTTGGTCTACAACACTCAAACGGTCGACCTTCTAGAGACCATTGCCTTCGGCAGTGTGAACACGTCGGCGCAGGCTCGGTCGACACTCCGCTATCGCTTGGTGCCAGAAGGGTATCATCAGCGAGCGTCGTTCCTCGTTTACAGCAATCACTACAAGGCATCGACGGGCGGGAGCAATGAGGCCCGCCGACTTGTTGAGGCAAACGCCCTGCGGTCCGATCTGGACGCGATGAACGAGTCACAAGCTGCCATACTGAGCGGCGACTTCAACACCTACAGCTCGTCTGAACCTGGCTATCATGCCCTGCTAGCTCCAGGCCCGGGCCAGGCGTTTGACCCTGTCGCCTCGCCCGGCAACTGGCACGACAACTCGGCCTTTCGCGCCCTTCATACCCAGAGCCCTGCGACTTCTCCGAAGTTCGCCGGTCAGGTTACGGGGGGTATCGATGACCGGTTCGACTTCCAACTCGTGACCGGTGAGCTGCTCGACAACGAGGGGCTTGATCTGCTCGCAGGTAGCTACCGAACCTTCGGCAACAACGGAACCCACTCGCTCAATGGAAGCATCACGACAGGCGCCGGCGCGTCGCCAGGAGTTCTGGCTGCCCTGGAGTCGTCAAGCGATCATTTGCCGGTCGTCGCAGATTACCAGGTTCCGGCGGTGCTTTCGTTCGAGGCCATCCCTCGCGAGTACTTCACCGCTCCAGTCGGCGAGCCCCTCGCGTTCAGGTTCACCGCGAGGAACGCTGCCGACGTGGCCATAGATATCGCCGCCGACGAGCTTGACCTTGTCCTCACCGCAGTTGGGAACTCCGTCGGGAGCGGCGAGATTACAGACACCCTGCTCGTCAGTGACGGCGCGGTTGACTACGGCTTCCAAGTCGACACCTCAACGCTTGGGGGCAAATTCCTGACCGTCACCGCATACGGATACCACACAGCAGAACTGAGCACCCTCGCGTGGAGCCAGGCCGGCATAGTCTTCGAGGGCGACTACAATGGCGACGGCTCGGTCGACGCGGCGGACTACACCGTGTGGCGTGAGAACGTTGGAAACGATCTCTACGCAATGCACAACGTTGCCATCACATGGGCAGAGCACGAGAGCCTTCCCGAGAATCGCCGCACCATAGGGCTCCCCGAGTACGAACTCTGGCGAGACAACTACGGCCGACGGCTCTCCGACATTGTGGGCGCGGCGACAGCAGTCCCTGAGCCCGCGGCCGTCGCCTTGCTGCTCGCCGGATCGCTCGCAACCGGTTGGCGGCGTCGGGAAGCGAATCCCAATCGCTTCCCTAGATCGCCTGAAGCTCAATAA
- a CDS encoding S1/P1 nuclease — translation MPQEDPRFEAANLAELEGRYDNGGMTKLLPAIALCLVATYARAWSEQGHHIVALIAFDLQDEATQQWLLDLLTHHPRFEQDFRVPPNATEADRYRIGRAAYWPDVARRQRRYNRPTWHYQLGATRVVGDPSKVSVHQTPGPLPADATLDTRDLYIAQAIDLCRKVMGDSEATKPDRAIALCWIGHLVGDAHQPCHAGSLYVEGLFPEGDRGANEIKTRQSGNLHALWDGLLGRRFDEGDVERRRESIVNGDGVKPFKRLLQRRVKDPPLKWLMESRKFGISEVYDPEVLRPIQAVVDGKAETLPQLDLSDAYLKQAGAMARMRALFAGYRLGEVWRSELARASSRQAAGIGN, via the coding sequence ATGCCACAAGAAGATCCAAGATTCGAGGCCGCGAACCTAGCGGAGTTAGAAGGCCGCTACGACAATGGTGGCATGACTAAACTTCTGCCAGCAATCGCCCTCTGCCTGGTCGCCACTTATGCCCGCGCCTGGAGCGAGCAGGGCCACCACATCGTCGCGCTAATAGCGTTCGACCTTCAAGACGAAGCGACCCAGCAATGGCTGCTGGACTTGCTTACGCATCACCCCCGGTTTGAGCAGGATTTCCGTGTCCCGCCCAATGCTACTGAGGCTGACCGCTACCGCATCGGCCGGGCCGCCTACTGGCCCGACGTCGCGAGGAGGCAGCGGCGGTACAACCGCCCGACCTGGCACTACCAGCTCGGAGCGACGCGCGTCGTGGGAGACCCGTCCAAAGTAAGCGTCCACCAGACCCCAGGCCCTCTGCCTGCAGACGCCACCCTCGATACCCGCGACTTGTACATCGCGCAGGCGATTGATCTTTGCCGCAAAGTGATGGGCGACAGCGAAGCGACAAAGCCAGACCGTGCGATCGCGCTATGCTGGATTGGCCATCTCGTTGGTGATGCGCATCAGCCCTGCCATGCCGGGAGTCTGTACGTTGAGGGGCTTTTTCCCGAGGGTGATCGCGGCGCTAACGAGATCAAGACGCGTCAGTCTGGCAACCTGCACGCCCTCTGGGACGGCCTGCTCGGGCGGCGGTTCGATGAAGGGGATGTTGAACGGCGCCGCGAGTCTATCGTCAACGGCGACGGCGTTAAGCCGTTCAAGCGTCTGCTTCAACGCCGCGTCAAAGACCCACCTCTGAAGTGGCTGATGGAGTCCCGCAAGTTTGGGATCAGCGAAGTCTATGACCCGGAGGTCCTGCGACCAATTCAGGCAGTGGTCGACGGTAAGGCAGAGACGTTGCCCCAATTGGATCTATCCGACGCCTACCTAAAACAGGCCGGTGCCATGGCCCGAATGCGTGCCTTGTTTGCTGGCTACAGGTTGGGGGAAGTGTGGCGGTCCGAGCTTGCGAGGGCATCCAGCCGGCAGGCAGCTGGGATCGGCAACTAG
- a CDS encoding DUF945 domain-containing protein: MSTGAKKRDWIAKTVVTVVLLSVVFAGFRIFWPQNFYFVITNEFKLPRNTFTEQIDKLDQIYAKGSIKIPRGQIEIHVPSQNVAGTEVNFRSLKLDFSSPTTLHYDISFILELLDEQPDTDKLAATAVIDRFQFDLTTPMEIKYGDMPVVSVARLQVDEVGADGESAEAGHGASDSTPDLGVEVEAQVLLGYAFLQAMLDVPFETSSPLLADINAGNAKVVDLPKVSVDALKLRLGEGFQVGYHESSLLLESGSEIELVNVRIDPEGDTKASGKLQIDLSLGGESKVKAQSVTLSNMSGIDLIYSGEFKVFNDRIVISDGESVDSSLIVESCRVTAELGPSTVKSKVSPLRVALDEHSATCLLKGTEVIHFAPGDSNQVKVSLGLQNCSIKSEYVSATLEEVAISDAAFGYEVRNGKSLATLELPSVTPIRLSKIDFSKSDVDFALAGEAELQLPAGDLLRSRNLKLDMQDFCAAIDSLTVSLPSKGLVRAEGVGFEMPQTSGTIFLADKRGFDGSAALKSVVSKASFFDKGSGKPTATLKNVTCDLRLVGADGQVNVAGSLSGGEGDVDGFKIKSGDVSVALGGLSFGEDTIEYSRIVLRVSEGFLNRLIATQVKSLNQEKVKRDGSLRYEVEVSRAKAKVSPRNGDRFSFSGSARVRGKYETKTLPRVRMERKTKKVTVRIAGKKIGSKTISWDEPRTYMDWMRVASATANGTIKGNASVSFNSNVKLSDLEGKLRVRISKIEADVRNFPGGVETVLNNYWKDIANLDKTHKFKPFKSFSGKNLKLLSSVTVKELAFENEPGVMVLVMSGSSPR, translated from the coding sequence ATGTCCACGGGTGCTAAGAAGCGGGATTGGATCGCCAAAACTGTGGTCACCGTTGTCTTGCTGTCTGTAGTGTTCGCGGGATTTAGGATTTTTTGGCCGCAGAATTTCTATTTCGTCATCACTAATGAGTTTAAGCTGCCGCGCAATACATTCACCGAGCAGATAGATAAGCTCGATCAGATCTACGCGAAAGGTTCCATTAAGATCCCACGTGGTCAAATAGAAATTCATGTCCCGTCTCAGAATGTAGCGGGCACCGAAGTCAACTTTCGATCACTCAAACTCGACTTTAGTTCACCAACGACGCTGCACTACGACATCAGTTTCATCTTGGAGTTGTTGGACGAGCAACCTGACACCGACAAGTTGGCTGCTACGGCAGTCATAGACCGATTCCAGTTCGATCTCACGACACCGATGGAAATCAAGTACGGTGACATGCCTGTCGTGTCCGTTGCCAGACTCCAAGTCGATGAGGTCGGCGCTGACGGCGAGAGTGCGGAAGCAGGTCACGGTGCGTCCGATTCAACACCAGATTTGGGAGTTGAGGTCGAAGCTCAGGTGCTGCTGGGTTATGCCTTCCTGCAGGCGATGCTCGATGTCCCGTTTGAGACCAGCAGTCCGCTACTGGCAGACATAAACGCCGGAAATGCAAAGGTGGTAGATCTGCCGAAGGTCAGCGTCGATGCGCTTAAGTTGCGATTGGGAGAAGGATTTCAAGTTGGCTACCATGAGTCATCGCTTCTTCTCGAATCAGGGTCGGAGATAGAGCTAGTCAACGTCAGAATCGATCCCGAGGGCGATACTAAGGCATCCGGAAAACTTCAGATTGATTTGAGTCTTGGAGGAGAGTCCAAAGTCAAAGCCCAATCCGTCACTCTGTCGAACATGTCGGGTATCGACCTCATCTACAGTGGCGAGTTCAAAGTATTCAACGATCGAATTGTCATTTCGGATGGTGAGTCTGTAGACAGCTCTTTGATAGTGGAAAGCTGCCGCGTCACTGCTGAGTTGGGGCCGTCGACCGTCAAGTCGAAAGTCAGCCCTTTGCGAGTTGCTCTTGATGAACACTCAGCAACCTGCTTACTGAAAGGCACCGAAGTTATCCACTTCGCACCGGGCGACTCTAACCAAGTCAAAGTGAGTCTCGGACTCCAAAACTGTAGCATCAAGTCGGAATACGTCTCGGCAACGCTCGAGGAAGTCGCGATCTCTGACGCGGCCTTTGGATATGAGGTGCGTAACGGCAAGTCGTTGGCCACGCTAGAGCTACCGTCAGTAACTCCAATCCGACTGTCAAAGATCGACTTCTCAAAGTCTGATGTAGATTTTGCTCTGGCCGGAGAAGCGGAACTACAACTTCCGGCTGGCGATCTGCTAAGATCGCGAAACTTGAAACTCGACATGCAAGACTTCTGCGCAGCAATCGATTCGTTGACCGTATCGCTGCCCAGTAAAGGCTTAGTGCGTGCGGAAGGTGTAGGGTTTGAGATGCCGCAAACAAGCGGTACCATCTTCCTTGCGGACAAGAGAGGCTTCGATGGGAGCGCCGCCCTCAAGAGCGTTGTGTCAAAGGCATCCTTCTTTGACAAGGGGTCTGGGAAGCCAACTGCCACTTTAAAGAACGTCACATGCGACCTGCGGCTAGTAGGCGCCGATGGCCAAGTCAACGTCGCTGGCTCGCTCAGCGGAGGAGAAGGCGATGTAGATGGGTTCAAGATTAAGTCTGGTGATGTTTCTGTAGCTCTAGGCGGCCTCAGTTTTGGTGAAGACACCATCGAGTACAGTCGCATTGTACTTAGGGTATCTGAGGGCTTCCTCAATCGTCTGATCGCGACGCAGGTGAAGAGCCTCAATCAGGAGAAAGTTAAGCGAGATGGAAGCCTGAGATATGAAGTTGAAGTCTCGCGTGCTAAGGCAAAGGTGAGTCCACGCAACGGTGACAGATTCAGTTTTTCCGGCAGTGCTCGCGTGCGTGGCAAGTACGAAACAAAGACACTTCCACGTGTACGAATGGAGAGGAAGACGAAGAAGGTGACAGTGAGGATTGCCGGGAAGAAAATCGGGAGCAAGACAATTAGCTGGGACGAACCGCGGACTTACATGGACTGGATGAGAGTGGCGAGCGCGACTGCCAATGGGACGATCAAGGGCAATGCGAGTGTGTCTTTCAATTCCAACGTCAAGTTAAGCGATCTCGAGGGTAAGCTAAGAGTCAGAATATCGAAGATTGAAGCAGACGTTAGAAACTTTCCGGGGGGCGTCGAGACGGTGTTGAACAATTACTGGAAAGACATTGCAAATCTTGACAAGACTCATAAATTCAAGCCCTTTAAGAGCTTCAGCGGCAAGAACCTGAAACTGCTAAGTTCAGTCACCGTGAAGGAGCTGGCTTTTGAGAATGAGCCAGGCGTAATGGTCTTAGTCATGTCTGGCAGCTCGCCTAGATGA